TGGACTTCTCCACCTTGTGCCTTGCTGTAAAATACATGGCAAGGTACATCTCCGGGAGGCAACTGAAACCTGGCATCCTGAAACCAGTGGGGGCCACTAGTTTATATCTGGCCATAAAGATCATGGAAGACAATCCTCCTAATGCAGAAGAGTTTCTGGAGGTCTTTGGTGAAACTCTTTACTCACCAAGAGTCTTGGCATTTGTGGAGGATATGATGCTGTACCGACTGGAGTGTCGCCTGTACCAACCGACCATAGACTTTTTTCTGGAGCACTTCACCTTAATGAGTGTATCCGCGGAGATGTTTTTTTATGACAACATCACTAGAGTAGCCAATGCTCTTACAGCTGCCAGGGGCATTGCAGCACTGACCATGATGAAGTATGAATTTCATACTTATTTACCATCTTTAATGGCTCAGTGCTGCCTTAAAGCTGCTGAACACATCCTTGGATACAACTTATTAGTGGAGTTGCCAAGCGACCATCCAAGTCAGATCGTGCAGAAATGCCTCAGGAAAACTGTACTCCTGGCATCAGCCAACAAAGAATTTTTACAGCAACTTATGCCAGGAGTCTTTCCTGAGGTGTTTCCCAAGTTTACTTCTCCCTCCACCATCCAGAGAGGAAGAACAGGAGCCAAGGAGCCAGCCAAGCAGCCACGTGAAACATCTGCAAAAAAGCCACGTGAAGAGTCAGGAGCCAAGGAGCCAGTCAGGAAGCCCAGTAAAACATCAGCTAAAAGGCCAAATAAAGAGACAGGAGCAAAAGAGCCAGCCAGTCAGTCCAACAAATTGGCAAAAAGACCAAAAATAGAGGCTTCTGTAAATGATCCCAAAGGTAGAGCCGAGTCAACAGCAGCAGAGGCAGTCGCAGCCACGAGAAAAACAGCACGGAACACACAAAGATGCTGTAAATTTTGTAATGGCACACGTGCAAACACATATCCCCATacgcacacagacacacactgaacACACTTTCATCCCACTGACATGACCcccatacatatttacatacacgcacacacacacatctgagTCACAGCTGCCAGAAGGGACAAGCAGTACCATACTGGGGACAAGAATATGGTTAAACACACGCAAGCACCTTTatgccactcggtagaccctgcattccttttcactcaaTCCCTCTGCAGACTGCAAAGCCGGGTCTGTAGGCTGCAGG
The sequence above is a segment of the Xenopus laevis strain J_2021 chromosome 8L, Xenopus_laevis_v10.1, whole genome shotgun sequence genome. Coding sequences within it:
- the LOC121397273 gene encoding cyclin-O protein B-like; the encoded protein is MGISNPKKRKREERSRGSAKKIKDERVTCQPAAEESVPIQDQWNTLRNIDGELDIFEDYGEESYLFYKALEEKFQTSGILTKQTTIAESDWREIITILIKVHRHFSLDFSTLCLAVKYMARYISGRQLKPGILKPVGATSLYLAIKIMEDNPPNAEEFLEVFGETLYSPRVLAFVEDMMLYRLECRLYQPTIDFFLEHFTLMSVSAEMFFYDNITRVANALTAARGIAALTMMKYEFHTYLPSLMAQCCLKAAEHILGYNLLVELPSDHPSQIVQKCLRKTVLLASANKEFLQQLMPGVFPEVFPKFTSPSTIQRGRTGAKEPAKQPRETSAKKPREESGAKEPVRKPSKTSAKRPNKETGAKEPASQSNKLAKRPKIEASTAKPGL